A single Marinitoga aeolica DNA region contains:
- the rplU gene encoding 50S ribosomal protein L21, with protein sequence MYAIIEVGGKQYKVEEGMELYTEKLNGYEPGSEVILDKVLFVKSDSAKIGKPYVENAKVVAEVVEHGKDKKVLVVKFQGRKNYRRKKGHRQHYTALKIKKIEA encoded by the coding sequence CAGTACAAAGTTGAAGAAGGCATGGAACTTTACACAGAAAAATTAAACGGATATGAACCAGGTTCAGAAGTTATATTAGATAAGGTTTTATTCGTAAAAAGTGATTCTGCAAAAATAGGAAAACCTTATGTAGAAAACGCTAAGGTTGTTGCTGAAGTTGTAGAACACGGAAAAGATAAAAAAGTATTAGTTGTAAAGTTCCAAGGAAGAAAAAATTATAGAAGAAAAAAAGGACATCGCCAACACTACACAGCTTTAAAAATCAAAAAAATTGAAGCATGA
- a CDS encoding ribosomal-processing cysteine protease Prp gives MIDVKFNFKKKFVEIKGHAEFDEFGKDIVCSAVSVLTQFVAEIIKNEKNGNYKKKDGYLKISWKDNEMSDKLIMYLHDALKGIEKSYPDNLKVEVNK, from the coding sequence ATGATAGATGTAAAATTTAATTTTAAGAAAAAATTTGTTGAAATTAAAGGACATGCTGAATTTGATGAATTTGGAAAAGATATTGTTTGTAGTGCTGTAAGCGTATTAACTCAATTTGTAGCTGAAATAATCAAAAATGAAAAAAATGGTAATTACAAGAAAAAAGATGGTTATTTAAAAATTAGCTGGAAAGATAATGAAATGTCTGATAAATTGATTATGTATTTACACGATGCATTAAAAGGTATTGAAAAAAGTTATCCCGATAACTTGAAAGTGGAGGTGAATAAATAA
- the rpmA gene encoding 50S ribosomal protein L27, with the protein MMKINLQLFSSKKSGGTAKNGRDSKPKYLGVKKSDGQKVIPGNIIVRQRGTHFHPGNNVGMGKDHTIFAKIEGYVKFEKKNNRRLISVYPER; encoded by the coding sequence ATAATGAAAATAAATCTTCAGCTCTTTTCTTCTAAAAAGAGTGGAGGTACAGCAAAAAACGGAAGAGATTCCAAACCAAAGTACCTCGGAGTTAAAAAAAGTGATGGTCAAAAGGTAATTCCAGGAAACATTATTGTTAGACAAAGAGGAACACATTTCCACCCAGGTAATAATGTAGGTATGGGAAAAGATCATACAATATTTGCTAAAATAGAAGGTTATGTAAAATTTGAAAAGAAAAACAACAGAAGATTAATTAGCGTTTATCCCGAAAGATAA